TGACCGTCGCAGGATGGTAGCCCTTGGCGCAGGTCGCCTCGAAGGTCATTTCGTTCTCGACCAGGCATTCGAGGATGCCGTCGAGGATCTCGTAGGGCGGGAGGCTGTCCTCGTCCTTCTGGTTCTCGCGCAATTCGGCGCTCGGCGGCTTCTCGATGATGCGCTCGGGGATGACGCGCCCGGCCGGGCCGAGGCCATGGCGCGGGGTGCACTGGTTGCGCCAGCGGGCGAGCGCGAAGACCTCCATCTTGTAGACGTCTTTCAGGACGTTGTAGCCGCCGCACATGTCGCCATAGAGCGTGGCGTAACCGACGCTCATCTCGGATTTGTTGCCGGTGGTGAGCACCATGGGGCCGAATTTGTTGGAGATCGCCATCAGGATCACGCCGCGGGCGCGGGACTGGAGGTTCTCCTCCGTCGTGTCGACGCGCTTGCCGGCGAAGATGGGCGCGAGCGCCTTGCCGAAGCTCTCGACGACGTCCTCAATGGCGACCGTGTCGTAATGCACGCCGAGCAGGGCGGAGCATTCGGCGGCGTCATAGAGGCTCTCGCCCGAGGTATACTTGCTGGGCAGCATCACGCAGCGCACGCGGTCGGCGCCGAGCGCATCGACCGCGACGGCGGCGCTCAGCGCGCTGTCGATGCCGCCGGACATGCCCAGCACCACGCCGGGGAAGCGGTTCTTGTTCACGTAGTCGCGCAGGCCCAGCATCATCGCGTGATAGACGGAGTGGCTGCGCTCTTCGGTCTTCACGCGCCCGCCGGGGGCGCAGACCCAGCCGCCGGTCGGCTGGCGGGTCCATTCGGTGATCACGAGCGTCTCTTCCCAGCCGGGCAGAAGATGGGCGGTCGAGAGATCGGCGTTGACCACAACGGAATTGCCGTCGAACACCAGCTCGTCCTGGCCGCCGACCTGGTTGAGATAGACCAGCGGCAGTTTCGTCTCGGTGACGCGGGCGGCGATCAGGTTGAGGCGGACGTCTTCCTTGCCGGCCTCGAAGGGCGAGCCGTTGGGGACGAGGAGGATCTCGGCGCCGGTCTCGGCCAGGCACTCGACGACGTCGGGCGTCCAGATGTCCTCGCACACCGGCACGCCGATGCGCACGCCGCGGATGTTGAAGGGGCCGGGCATCGGGCCCGGGACGAAGACGCGCTTCTCGTCGAACACGCCGTAATTGGGCAGGTCGACCTTGAAGGTCTTGCCCGCGATCTTGCCGCCGTCGAGATAGAGGCAGGCGTTGTAGAGCTTGTCGTCCTCAGTCCAGGGCGCGCCGATCAGGATGGCGGGTCCGCTGTCAGCGGTGTCCTTGGCGAGCTTCTCGATCGCTTCGCGCGCGTCTTCCTGGAGGGCGGGCTTGAGGACGAGGTCCTCGGGCGGGTAGCCCACGATGAAGAGCTCGGGAAAGAGGATGAGGTCGGCGCCGCCGGCCGCCGCCTCGGCGCGCGCCTTGCGGGCCTTGGTCAGGTTGCCGTGGATGTCGCCCATGATCGGATTGAGCTGGGCCAGCGCGATGCGAAAGGAGTCCGTCATGGGGAGGGTTTAGCGCGCAATTGGAGCGGGAGAAAGACGCGGCATGCGCAGAGCGGCATAGCGCCGGCCGCGATCATCGAACACCGTTGTCATCCCGGACGGCGCGCAGCGCCGATCCGGGACCCATCGAGCAAGTGTTGCAATGGGTCCCGGCTCGGCGCGATGCTCACGCATCGCTTGGCCGGGATGACAATCTTGCTTTGGGTAAGTCAGCGCGCCGCGGCCAGGGCGGCATAGCCGGCGAGGGATTGCGAGTCGGCGTGGTCGGCGGCGTCGTCGATCGCCAGCGCGGTCTTGAGCGCCAGGCGGGCTTCCTCGGGACGGACCAGTGTGGTCTCGCCATGGCGCACGGCGCGGACGAAGGAGGCGACGGACTCGCCGAGCGGATCGCCGAGCTCCAGCGCCTTGAGCGGGCGCGGCGTGGTGTTCTTGATCTTGCGGGTAACGAAATCGATCTCGATCACCCCGTCCTTGTACTCGGCGCGCATGCCGCGGCGGCGCGCTTCGGAGATGCGGCTGGTCTCCAGATGGGCGACGGTACCGTTGGCGAAGGTGATCTCGGCTGCGACTTCGTCGGCGAGAACGCCGTGCAGCGCCTTCGACCGCGCCTCGACGCCGGTCACGGGCGACGGCACCAGCTGGTGCATCAGGTCGAGGTCGTGGATCATGAGGTCGAGCACGACGGAGACGTCGGCGCTGCGGCCGGTCCACGGACCCATGCGCCAGCACGAGATGTCGAGCGGCACTTCCTTGTGGTCGAGCAGGCCGGTGCCGGCGAAGACGAAGCGTTCCTGGTGCCCGACGGTCAGGACGAGATTGGTGTTCGCGGCGAGTGCGATCAGCGCATCGGCCTCTTCGACCGAGGTGGCGATGGGCTTCTCGACCAGCACGTGGGCGCCGGCGTTGAGGAAGGCGCGCACGATCTCGGCATGGGTGTGGGCCGGGGTGCAGACGCTGACGAGGTCGACGACGCCCAGCAGCTCGCGCCAGTCGGCGACGGCGGGCACGCCATGGGTGGCGAGCGCGGTCTTGCGCACCTCCACCGACGGGTCGGCGATGGCGACGAGCTCGACACCGTCGAGGTGACGGTATTTCGAGGCGTGATGGCGGCCGAAAGCGCCGGCGCCGATGACGGCGGCCTTGAGCGGACCTTTGGGGCGCAGGCGGAAAGGGGACAAGATGAATCTCGCCGGAATTACAGAGAGATAAGGCCCGGCCGGCCGCTCCGGAGCGACTCATAAAATGTTTCGTCTTGTTACACGGGTTGCCCCTGATAGGGTTCCGCCAACGAAGAAATCCGTCATTTCCAGGGTTAAGGAGCGTCCATGGCCAACCAGACCAACCGCGAAATCCATCTCAAGAGCCGCCCCGTCGGGCTGCCTACCACTGACAACTTCGAAGTCGCCGAGACGACCGTGCCGACGCCGGGGCCAGGCCAGGTGCTGGTGCGCAATTCCTATATCTCGGTCGACCCTTATATGCGCGGCCGGATGATGGACCGGAAGAGCTACTCGGCGCCCTTCAAGCTGGGCGAGGCGCTGCAGGGCCATGCGGTCGGCCAGGTCGTGGCGTCGAACAGCGAGACCGTGAAGGTCGGGCAGTTCGTCCAGAGCATGAATGGCTGGCGCGAGTGGTATGTCGCCGATGCCGGGCACGTACAGGCCTTCGAGCCGGCGGCACCGATCCAGTCCTATCTCGGCGCGCTCGGCATGCCGGGGATGACGGCCTATGTCGGACTGCTGCGCATCGGGGCGCTCAAGGACGGCGAACGGGTGTTCGTCTCGGCGGCGTCGGGCGCGGTGGGCTCGATCGTCTGCCAGATCGCCAAGGCCAAGGGCTGCTATGTCGTGGGCTCGGTCGGGTCGGACGAGAAGGCGGACTATCTGAAAAGCCTCGGCGTCGACAAGACGATCAACTACCGCACGGCCGGCGACCTCAACACGGCGGTGGGCGCGGCCTTCCCCGAAGGGATCGACGTCTATTTCGAGAATGTCGGCGGAGCGCATCTGGAAGCGGCGCTCGCCCATATGCGGCAATTCGGGCGCATCCCGCTGTGCGGGATGATCGACATGTACAACGCGGTCGAGCCACCGCCGGGTCCGCGCAACCTCGCGATGGCGATCGGGCTGGGGCTGACGTTGCGCGGCTTCATCGTGTCGAGCCACTACGACATGCTGGCCGACTTCCACCGCGACATGGCGGCGTGGATCAAGGCCGGCAAGATGACATGGCGCGAGACGGTGGTCGACGGTGTCGAGAACGCGCCGCAAGCCTTCATTGGCCTCTTCAAGGGCGACAATCTCGGCAAGATGGTCGTGCGGGT
The nucleotide sequence above comes from Rhizomicrobium sp.. Encoded proteins:
- a CDS encoding NAD+ synthase, which translates into the protein MTDSFRIALAQLNPIMGDIHGNLTKARKARAEAAAGGADLILFPELFIVGYPPEDLVLKPALQEDAREAIEKLAKDTADSGPAILIGAPWTEDDKLYNACLYLDGGKIAGKTFKVDLPNYGVFDEKRVFVPGPMPGPFNIRGVRIGVPVCEDIWTPDVVECLAETGAEILLVPNGSPFEAGKEDVRLNLIAARVTETKLPLVYLNQVGGQDELVFDGNSVVVNADLSTAHLLPGWEETLVITEWTRQPTGGWVCAPGGRVKTEERSHSVYHAMMLGLRDYVNKNRFPGVVLGMSGGIDSALSAAVAVDALGADRVRCVMLPSKYTSGESLYDAAECSALLGVHYDTVAIEDVVESFGKALAPIFAGKRVDTTEENLQSRARGVILMAISNKFGPMVLTTGNKSEMSVGYATLYGDMCGGYNVLKDVYKMEVFALARWRNQCTPRHGLGPAGRVIPERIIEKPPSAELRENQKDEDSLPPYEILDGILECLVENEMTFEATCAKGYHPATVKRIEQLLYVSEYKRRQAPPGVKISARNFGRDRRYPITNAFRDARD
- a CDS encoding NADP-dependent oxidoreductase — protein: MANQTNREIHLKSRPVGLPTTDNFEVAETTVPTPGPGQVLVRNSYISVDPYMRGRMMDRKSYSAPFKLGEALQGHAVGQVVASNSETVKVGQFVQSMNGWREWYVADAGHVQAFEPAAPIQSYLGALGMPGMTAYVGLLRIGALKDGERVFVSAASGAVGSIVCQIAKAKGCYVVGSVGSDEKADYLKSLGVDKTINYRTAGDLNTAVGAAFPEGIDVYFENVGGAHLEAALAHMRQFGRIPLCGMIDMYNAVEPPPGPRNLAMAIGLGLTLRGFIVSSHYDMLADFHRDMAAWIKAGKMTWRETVVDGVENAPQAFIGLFKGDNLGKMVVRVGPDKAV
- a CDS encoding Gfo/Idh/MocA family oxidoreductase; translation: MSPFRLRPKGPLKAAVIGAGAFGRHHASKYRHLDGVELVAIADPSVEVRKTALATHGVPAVADWRELLGVVDLVSVCTPAHTHAEIVRAFLNAGAHVLVEKPIATSVEEADALIALAANTNLVLTVGHQERFVFAGTGLLDHKEVPLDISCWRMGPWTGRSADVSVVLDLMIHDLDLMHQLVPSPVTGVEARSKALHGVLADEVAAEITFANGTVAHLETSRISEARRRGMRAEYKDGVIEIDFVTRKIKNTTPRPLKALELGDPLGESVASFVRAVRHGETTLVRPEEARLALKTALAIDDAADHADSQSLAGYAALAAAR